One stretch of Halichoerus grypus chromosome 10, mHalGry1.hap1.1, whole genome shotgun sequence DNA includes these proteins:
- the LOC118543097 gene encoding WAP four-disulfide core domain protein 10A-like, translating to MPTQALLLILLLCVLPQAQGGYRKPKTMQKIELIKEIKVCEKHTNIYMCRRPCEYHQDCQANNICCSTFCGNICMSLLSRSPKSNLLKVNVSKIHMPKTCLFPASKFHFF from the exons ATGCCAACCCAGGCTCTGCTGCTCATCCTGCTCCTCTGTGTGCTACCGCAGGCCCAGGGAGGGTATCGGAAACCGAAGACGATGCAGA aaatagagCTGATCAAAGAAATCAAGGTCTGTGAAAAGCATACCAACATATACATGTGCAGACGCCCATGTGAATATCACCAAGATTGTCAAGCAAATAACATATGCTGTTCAACCTTCTGCGGGAATATTTGCATGAGCCTGCTGAGTAG GTCTCCTAAATCCAACCTGCTCAAAGTCAATGTGTCTAAGATTCACATGCCTAAAACTTGCTTGTTCCCAGCTTCTAAATTTCACTTCTTCTGA